The following DNA comes from Nicotiana sylvestris chromosome 10, ASM39365v2, whole genome shotgun sequence.
TCCATTAAACCTACAAAATTGCGAAAAATAATCTACAAAATTAGGACAATACCACATTTGGCCAAAACACACTTGAACACTAAATTAACACTTGAACAACAGATTTTTACAACCAAAATCAAActacaaaacagtgaggaaacataAATAGTGtttacctttattgaaattttttccttaaccaattttggtactttttttgagggtttcttcttctttggtTTTGATGAAGAAGGAGAGACCTTGTGTTTTTTCACAGATGGAACTTTGGGAGAATCATCTACAAAATCGTCATCTACACTCAACTCTTTCCCCTTGCGTTTCAGTTGATTCTCGACTAGTTTATCAACTCCACCAACATCAACATCGTGCAAATGCTTGCTTCTCATTTCCGCACGAATTTGTCTAGGAGATGAAATACCAGTAGTTTGTTCACTTGCATGCGTCGATTGTGGGTTTTTTGGTGGTGATTTTGGTGTTAAAACACCCAAATCAAAGGTTGGAATATCAGCTAATATagcttttgatgatttttttgggGAGTGTtggtttttttcatgatttaggaGTTGAAGACAAAGATGGAAGTGAATTCAAATTGTGGGGGATACTATCAACTGAAGGTAATTAAGTGGAGAAGAAAGTGATGGTAATTGTGAGTGAGAAGAGATTGTACGAGAATGGAGGAAAAACTGAAGGTAAATcgtgggggtgggggggggagGAAAAACTGAAGGTAAATCGTAGGGGGTGTGGGGGGGTGGGAGGAGAGAGAGGCGGGTAAACCAAATAACGTGAAAATACAGTCCTAAAATCACGCCTAAAATAAATGAAGGAataattatacccttaatttgaattatggtatagaattgataatttggtatgcttaaaggtaataaacacaaaccttaaacattgagggtaataaggtttgatatatggtatagataggtaaaaatcccatctattttttagtggataatatggataaATTTTGTCACCACTACATAGTGCTAAAGAAAATATCTTTCCAAACTACTCTCTACTTCTCTTCCATTTCGAGTCTCATTTTTCAACCACAAATATCAATCGGAAATATATCTAATACTGCAATAAAAATATAGATTTTTGAGTACTTCTCTCAATTTGATAATTTGAAACAGAAATAGCCAGAGGGGTTTAAAGGCAAGAATCCAAATAGTTGCTATAAGTATGCCTTCCATACAACTATTTATCATACTATTTTGTATTTGTAGGTGACAAATCCAGAACAATAATCATCTATGTTAAAAGGAGTCTTTTTAAATCTATATTGCTTTCAAATTACATATAAAATATACTCCTAATTTCAATCTCAAAGGTGTTCATTTTAACAAGCATCAAATATAACATCTAATTTGAAAAGTGGAGAAATATCCATTGAGAGGAGAAAATTTTCCAGTTTCCATTGTAACAAGAGAAACATGAAATCTCCTATAAACAGTACAAGTTTGCTACTGAACATCTAAAAAGGATAATCAAGCCTGTGTCCACATAGTGTAAAACTGTAAATGAAAAACTGGGGAATTCGGATGATCAGCAAATGACCCTTATCAAGATAGAGGAGATTAACCATCGCACCCGACCACTCGACCAACCTGAAACCTGCCTTGTAGCTCCTTGCCTCTTCTTATTTGCTTTCCTTCACCATCAGAGAGGAAAAGAATCCGAGGCAGAGAGAGGGGTTAAGACAAAGCAAAAATCACTTTCATCCACTTAGCTGACGGCATGGTGAAAAAACAAAAGAGGTTGCTCGGTTGACCTTCCTACGATGAATACCTCTTTTCTCTTCTCTCGAGTATACAACAAACAAGTGGGTTGAGAGTTTCTTACAGAAAGCTTATTAAATTACAGTGGCATATATCTCTAGCTTTGTTACATGCCACTGGCTCATTAGTGGCACTAAAGGACCTCCTTCCAGTACCGAATAGATCGGTCCATTCCACAGGACACAAATGCAGCTTCTACTGGGGAATGCTCAAGCCAACGAGGTGCACCAACATGGTTGGAGGGCCACCTAGCCACTTTTTCTGCTGTCAGAGCATCCCATGCAACAATCTGTGACCAACATCGTAATTAATCTACATAACGTTTACCTGCATAAGTATGGAAGGAAGCTATACTTTACCTCATTCAGAGATTCATCAATTGATAATACAAATTCTTCTGTATCATTGAAAATAGCCTGCATTAAAAGGTATTATTCAGCTGTCAAATGTCAACAAGAATGTGAGGCAAAATGTTCTCCTAAAAGTGGGAATAGCAAAGCTCCTTTTCTTCGGAATGAAGTAAAGCTCAGTCTAAAcaacagaagaaaatagagaaggaAACACCACAAGTTATGCATATATAAAATATAGCCTAGCTAAAGAAGACAAGCATGAGATACAGGAAATCCACTATAGAAGAATTTCACAAGCATCCTCTCTGACAATCACATCTCAAAAATCACCAGAACTTCCAACAAGAAATTAACATAATTCCTGGTTGGTACATCTATTGTAAAATACGGAGTATCTTTTACTTTCCATGTGATAGTTGAACACCAAATTAGGACAGGCCTAATGGAGTGACATGGATAATGAAGATCCATACAGCTGACCCTAAATAGCTTGGGATTGAGGTGttattgttgttatactttccATGTATTAGCTGCTATTTTTAAAATGCAATTCCATGGTGATCATGATAGCTGCAGCATATTCAACAAGCAGTTCGAAACCATGGAGAAGCTGGCACAAGAATGACAAACTAAATGCAGCATTCTTGGCATATGCTGCCATGTAGTGCATATTAAATAATGACAAACAGTGGATAGTGCATAATATGCAACTTTGCTATGAATGAAATAAATAACTGTAACATGAAACATGATTCAAAGCAAGCAGTGTGAGCCTGACATACCTGACAGCGTAACTGTGTATGTGTAGCTCCAAGATATTGTTTGACCAATCTTCCTGTGCCAACTTCCCAAAGCTTCACCGAAGAGTCTTTTCCACATGAGAGAATATACCTACGAAACATTTGAAATAAACAAGCTTGAGAAAGCATCTTAAGCCCTATAAATTATCAAGAATTTCTCATAGAACGTAAAGCAAGTTCCACGTGGCAACAAAAAAATGAAGCTCTATGTCAAGTAGGGTCACGAATGATGCTAAAtcaaaatttgaaagaaaagatcaACAACCTTTTTATGGTTAAGTGCATGAGAGAATATACCTAGGAAACAATTGAAATAAACAAGCTTGAGAAAGCATCTTAAGCCCTATAAATTATCAAGAATTTCTCATAGAACGTAAAGCAAGTTCCACATGGCAACTAAAAAATGAAGCTCTATGTCAAGTAGGGTCACGAATGATGCTAAattaaaatttgaaagaaaagatcaACAACGTTTTTATGGTTAAGTGCATGAGCAGTATAAAAGATAAACTTGGTTATCAAGCAGGCTATATTATGCTGCAACTTTTTTTGTGACAAAACGGGAAGAGAAGATTCTCATATGCAACTTCTTTTCACAAGTTTCCCACCCTCTAGACCATGAAAAGGCAAAAATCCCCCTATTCATTTCTAGACTGTTCAACTGGAATAAACCtcttgttctcttttctttctttttgcctttttctttttctctttttcttttccgttGAAGAAAAGAATCCTGGTTCAAGCTTGTAAGCTGTAACCACAAGGGATCCCTAACCTTTCATCCTTTGTAAAATTTGCACCTATGGCCTCTGCTGCTCCATGTGCACCATCAATGGATCGCGCACAGCTAGCAGTTACCCCATCCCATAACCGAATAGCACCATCTTTGGATGCAGTAACATACATTCCGCCAGTAGATGAATACCTAACCTGTAAGGAAGTAAAATGGTAAACAAATAATCCACTCATCAAAGCATCTACATACACGAATTTACCTGATTAATAGCACCATTGACACCCATCTCTTGGAAATTTGTTGGCAGGTAGCATTTGAAAGTGTTAATATCATATAGGTGGGGAATTAGATGATCAGTTCCTGTAACAACCACCATTATTTGAGAACTTTAGCCGATAGGCAAGACTTCTGCTGCTTCATCTGAACGAGTTGGCAGTAAATAATAGCGGGTAATATAGGAAGTTAGACAATCTTTTTTAATCAGATAGAAAGTTAGACAATCTTATGAGTATAGAATCAAATAATTGGTTCTCTAACCAATTTTAGCTTTATTAGATGCCAGTCCCAAGAAAGCTTGGTCATCTGACATGGTGAGAATTGTCACTAACAGTTTTTGTACTTCATATCAACAAGTTACGACACCTAATGATATATATTTCTGCTCTTGGTTGAAGTTAAGATCAATTGCTGCCTATCCAGAGCTCCATTTCTCCTTAAGATTTAGAAACCGACATAATCTGTTGATTCACTCAACCAGGCATCACATCATAGATACAAGGCTTTCTTTTTCACTGCCTTAGCTTTTGGTGCAATTTTCATTTTGTAGATGATATTTTGAATATCATCGGCTCCGTACGTTTGCAAAAGGGACGGCCTTACTCCTTTTGTTAGTCACAGCACTCCCTTAGTACTGAATATGTGAATAATTCAAAGTTACTTTTTTTAGTAAGCAGGGAATAATAACAAAAGTTACTTTACCTAAAAGCCATTCTAAAAATCTAGTTAGAAGTAACTGTACAGAGAGGATTAGCACATCGACAAAGAAAATTTGATCACCAATACCAAAAAAGATGGGCAAAAAGATTTTTACACTTTATAGCGCACACGTGCATTGCTTGTTTTGTTCTGGTAGCGACCTGTACAAGTATGCCTTCCCTACTTCTCCAATTTTAGGACGAAAAATAGTATATAGTTTTCAAAGATAAAAGTAGTCTGACATAGCGTCATTAAATCAACTTTAGGTTCACCAAACTAGTACATAGCAGTCCAAAATCCAGTAGCTAACTAAAAAGAAATGCACTTGCCTGCCAGAAGAAAGTCTCCTGAAGGATGAAATGACACCGACCTTACATTATGTGTATCCTGTTAAAATATACAATATAAATCCAATAGCATAGTTAGTatatttttctctaaaataaGTTCAAGATTAATGTTTggtttgaaaatttaaaaaacatTTGAGTGACCTGAATCACTCTAAAGGCTCTCTTTGCCGCCgtttttgaaaagtcaaagaaCCTGAAAACAGtcaaagagaaaaaagaagagtaTTTAGTTCATATTCCAATGACAAGCAAATTATGCAATTTCACAGTTAATTACAATATATCATACTTGATGGTGCGATCTTTTGCTCCAGATATGAGTACTGTATTTTGCGGATGAAAATCCAAGTCATTTATTGGCTGCAGTTATGTATAAGTAATGGATAAGAAAGAGGGCAAATCCTGAGATAGTCACACCTCAGAAACTGAGATTCATATGAATAGAGAGGAAATAGGTACCATCAATATCTAAAGGTAATATCTTGCACAACACCATGTTGCCAAATCCAAGTTGACAATAaacttgagagagagagagagagatagagagagagagagagagagagagagagagagatgctACTTTCTATTTCTTTTCAGCATTTTAATGGAGGCAGAGGCTACTCGGAAAACATCATACAGAAAAATCCAGTTAACATAATTTTGTTTAAAAGCGATCCAGTAAAGTTCTTACTTAAATAGTTGATAAAATTAACTCTTATGAACCAATGTTCAAAATAACTAACCTAAAAATGTTAACATCCATGACAATGGAATCAAGAAATGCAAGTATCATATATCAAGATCTTACTTGTTGATGATCATAAAAAGTCCGTACAACCGGCCTCACTGGGCCATCCCTTGTGTCTGGCTGCATCATTTGCTTAACTTTTGAAATCTGCATAAGGCAACGCTTGAGTTGTAGAAGTAAAAGAATGGAAATTGGAGTGCTATAGAAAAGATACATCACCTCAAACAGTTTAATAGACGTGTCCGCACTTCCAGTAGCAAGAAATCTTCCATCTGGACTAAATCTGGCACACCTTGCTACAttctaaaagaaaattctttccTGAGAAATTGATTCTGGAAATCAGCAATTGAAACAAAGATGAGAGCTCAAACCTACAGTTTTGTTTAAGATACAACCTTGTGCTCAGAAACATGTCGTGATTCATGCTTTGGGATAATCTTTGACGAGCCTTTTGTATCGTTCACACTACTGTTCAGAAGGAGAATTTAATTATCAGCTCCATCAAATGACAATCTCAACATCATTCATAAGTTCGTTAATACtcaagaaagaagaagtttttaTATACAGAGATACAGATAGAGCCAGGAAATGGGCTTTTTATGATTCACGCAGACATATTAATATATGGTGAATCATGAAAACTGAAATCTCGAGACATTCTTCTTAGGATTAATGATTAAGAGATGCATTTTGATGGCTCACTATAATTTATAGGCCACATGCCTCACTAAATCTTTTGGTGAACAGATCCAAAGGATTCTGCACCTTGTTGTTTTTATTCGGCTTTTATATGGCTCTTTGGtgttgtcccttcttgtctatattttcattaatgtggtgcttatgctttcttgagccgagggtctattggaaacagtatctctatcctcacaaggtagggataaggtctgcttacacactaccctccccagaccccacagtgtgtgataatactgggtatgttgttgttgtttatccAAAGGGATTCTGCACTGCTACTGCAAGGCTTATGAAGGATCAAACTTAAACAACAGAGTCTACGATTGACATAACCTAATGATAAAATAAAAGCTGCTACAGCGTAAAAGTGCCCTCATACATAAATTCCGAAAGGAAACTAGTTATTTTACAAAATGAAACTTATCATCATAGCACGTAGAGCCGGCTGCCAATCTGTTTTTGAAAGATGAAACTAatgaaaggaaaaggaaaagaaatatttAAGTAGACTAGTCTTTCCATAAATGGTTACAGGTAAACATCCCACATTAGTTATTACTCTTCATTacaaaaattaatattcaaatatTCAAAGCATTTCCCACAATCACCAGATAATCCACTCCACTCAACTCAATGGAAATTGTCAACCGCATACACCAGCGTGGCACAAGGATTTTTAGAGTTTTGGTCAACCGACAACGCATTAATTGCACTTTAACACTCAACATATAAAAGGGAACTTTTACACCCTTTACGTTGATAAGAAAATAGCGTGATTTAGGGAGATAGAGTACCTGAAATCAACAGAAGCAGTCCGAGGGGCTGGGATTGAGCCATATCCTGTAGTTATGACTGGATCAAAAGGTGCAGCTGTGGAAACTCCTCTCAGCGTCTCATCTTTCTCCACTGCAAGACCCTGTTAACGGCTTAGAGCGATAAAGAAGCTTTTCTATATCTATTCTCTTACCCCATGTTGAACAACTTAAAATTAGTGAAAGCATAATAATAGCAAACCTTACCAACCGATACAAacctttgcaaccaattcaagtAGCTTGTTTGTAGGAGCTTCAACATTCATTGGTGTCATTGTGGCTGAAGCTACCGCACTTGCAGCCTGTAACAACGCATAGCAGAATTCGTCACAACCTCTACTTAACTTGGCCTTGTTATGTAGAGTTTCTATTCAAAACAAAAGACACAATGATGTTCTCAGTTTTGCTATTTGAATCCCATCGTAGTGTAAGATCATGCAGTTAACCCGGGAAAAGATGACTGCTTTCGAATAAACCTCTCACTTGCAGCTGACATGTTACTACAATATTTCACGGAATGATTCCATATCACATGTAAGAGACAGCAAGAAACATCCAGCAAAATGACCAAAGAAAACATATGCTGGCCTTGGCAAAGAAAGCTTGAGGCCAAAATATTTTCGAGTTCTTGTAGATGTTTCCTTGTTCAAGGAGATAATTACTCTTTGGGGGTCGGGGAAAATCACAACTCACAAGTTCTTCCAATCGGAATTGCTTAAGAGATGACTCTGAAGGAGTAGGAATTGGCTCAATTCAACTTCAAATTCTCCTTCTAATTCATCTTCTCCGGTGGATTTAGGTTTATCGCTCAGGTCCATTGAGGATTCGACTAGTAGCACTTTGTCGGGCACCAAGGAGGTTAATGTAGAAATAGGAGACACCCTCTTAAATgaaaccgagaaaaaaaaacaattggGTATTGAACCGCCAAAATGTCAGATCTCCGGTATCGTTAGCAAACATGACCACTCGTTCATTCCCTCCAAAAAATTACAAGACTTAGCAAGTCTGTTTAAAAAGAAATTATGTTATGATCTAAGAGGTATGATAAACATGCTGCGGTGAACATTGTGGGGGATATGACAACAGAGCATGAATAGAGGCCAAATAAAAGAAGCACTTCCCTAAGCTACGCAGCCTTCATAGTTCATATGTAGAAGCTCTACTCCGGTAAGTCCAGAACTAGATACAATTGCACGGAGACAACGAGTATTTGAGGCATGGTGTAAAGACACTTTCATCTGAAAGACCATAAGTTGCATTACCAAACATTAAGGGTACATTCAAGTTGCCCCTTGTTAGATGTATCTAATTGTTGGCAATCACCAATGTCCTCAACTGAACTGAGTCACTCAATCACCTAATAATTTAGAACCTCCTATGCCCTAGTGATACCTTTTGTTACCTTCCTAAATGGAAAAGGATCATGATCACAAATCTTCAATCCGCCCACCCACCCGCACTAAAGAAGGAATATGTTCGTAGTGgcaccaaaaaataaaaagaaacgcaaaaaataaagaaagaagcaaaaataaaaataatgaagttATCCATTCAATGTTGGATTACTCCAATCTCTTCCAAAAGATGGTAATAGGAATGAATCTCCAACAACGCAGATCTATATCTACACAACAAATTGATGAATGCATACATCACCTCAAGAGAAATAATCCTCCTGTTTCTTCTTGACCTTTTCCCTCACCATTTCCTCCTTTCTTCCAAAGATGCAACACTCAATCGTCTTTCTTGGCTATCAATCAAATAGCTTTCTTAACCGAAACAACTATAAACAGAAAATCACTCCCTCTAGGCTATGTTTGATGCCAGGGCCTTGTGTTTTGCACTATCAAAAAAAAAGGGCagccggtgcactaagctcccttTATGCGCGGGGtctggggaagggccggaccacaagagtctatGATACGTAGTCTTAGCCTACATTTTTGCAAAAGGCTGTTTCTACGGCTCAGAACCCGTGACCtactggtcacatggcagcaactttaccggttacgccaaggctcccctttaCCTTGTTTACACTATCATTAAACTTAATTCAAGGGC
Coding sequences within:
- the LOC104247425 gene encoding cleavage stimulation factor subunit 50 isoform X1; translated protein: MESNNSLEQTLQDGKLYRHVNSLIVAHLRDNNLNQAASAVASATMTPMNVEAPTNKLLELVAKGLAVEKDETLRGVSTAAPFDPVITTGYGSIPAPRTASVDFSSVNDTKGSSKIIPKHESRHVSEHKNVARCARFSPDGRFLATGSADTSIKLFEISKVKQMMQPDTRDGPVRPVVRTFYDHQQPINDLDFHPQNTVLISGAKDRTIKFFDFSKTAAKRAFRVIQDTHNVRSVSFHPSGDFLLAGTDHLIPHLYDINTFKCYLPTNFQEMGVNGAINQVRYSSTGGMYVTASKDGAIRLWDGVTASCARSIDGAHGAAEAIGANFTKDERYILSCGKDSSVKLWEVGTGRLVKQYLGATHTQLRCQAIFNDTEEFVLSIDESLNEIVAWDALTAEKVARWPSNHVGAPRWLEHSPVEAAFVSCGMDRSIRYWKEVL
- the LOC104247425 gene encoding cleavage stimulation factor subunit 50 isoform X2; translated protein: MESNNSLEQTLQDGKLYRHVNSLIVAHLRDNNLNQAASAVASATMTPMNVEAPTNKLLELVAKGLAVEKDETLRGVSTAAPFDPVITTGYGSIPAPRTASVDFSVNDTKGSSKIIPKHESRHVSEHKNVARCARFSPDGRFLATGSADTSIKLFEISKVKQMMQPDTRDGPVRPVVRTFYDHQQPINDLDFHPQNTVLISGAKDRTIKFFDFSKTAAKRAFRVIQDTHNVRSVSFHPSGDFLLAGTDHLIPHLYDINTFKCYLPTNFQEMGVNGAINQVRYSSTGGMYVTASKDGAIRLWDGVTASCARSIDGAHGAAEAIGANFTKDERYILSCGKDSSVKLWEVGTGRLVKQYLGATHTQLRCQAIFNDTEEFVLSIDESLNEIVAWDALTAEKVARWPSNHVGAPRWLEHSPVEAAFVSCGMDRSIRYWKEVL
- the LOC104247425 gene encoding cleavage stimulation factor subunit 50 isoform X3 gives rise to the protein MLKLLQTSYLNWLQRFVSVVEKDETLRGVSTAAPFDPVITTGYGSIPAPRTASVDFSSVNDTKGSSKIIPKHESRHVSEHKNVARCARFSPDGRFLATGSADTSIKLFEISKVKQMMQPDTRDGPVRPVVRTFYDHQQPINDLDFHPQNTVLISGAKDRTIKFFDFSKTAAKRAFRVIQDTHNVRSVSFHPSGDFLLAGTDHLIPHLYDINTFKCYLPTNFQEMGVNGAINQVRYSSTGGMYVTASKDGAIRLWDGVTASCARSIDGAHGAAEAIGANFTKDERYILSCGKDSSVKLWEVGTGRLVKQYLGATHTQLRCQAIFNDTEEFVLSIDESLNEIVAWDALTAEKVARWPSNHVGAPRWLEHSPVEAAFVSCGMDRSIRYWKEVL